The following are from one region of the Candidatus Nezhaarchaeales archaeon genome:
- a CDS encoding retropepsin-like aspartic protease, translating to MKPEQATADVKLRYGDKSIELKVLVDTGASKSVISKTLADELGAFIPIKEPYELRTADERGRLKIIGRCMVDVVFQGVKVPGGAVFEVAENLRKDVELIIGRPEIDSWDIMFTPEGPKPRKTPIEFEII from the coding sequence GTGAAGCCCGAGCAAGCTACTGCGGATGTTAAGCTAAGGTACGGGGATAAGTCCATTGAGCTTAAGGTCCTTGTGGATACAGGCGCCAGCAAAAGCGTTATCTCTAAAACGCTTGCGGATGAGCTCGGCGCATTCATACCCATAAAAGAGCCTTACGAGCTCAGAACAGCTGACGAAAGGGGAAGATTAAAAATCATAGGAAGGTGTATGGTGGACGTGGTATTTCAAGGAGTTAAAGTGCCTGGCGGCGCCGTATTTGAAGTCGCTGAAAACCTTAGAAAAGACGTGGAGCTCATCATAGGCAGACCGGAAATAGATTCATGGGACATAATGTTTACACCGGAAGGACCAAAGCCTAGAAAAACACCCATAGAGTTCGAAATAATATAG
- the pcm gene encoding protein-L-isoaspartate O-methyltransferase, with amino-acid sequence MPPPRKPVKSKQELEEERKEKVHWLISQGILRSRLIVEAMLRVPREDFIPSHYRDYAYMEVPLPIPGRNATISCPHSYPLFYEALNLDRGDKFLEVGAGSGYGAALAREIVGSEGYVVTVEIDPETYRFAKENLYKLGYTDIEIVLGDGSYGYPAKAPYDKICITASCRRIPEPLIRQLKPNGRLITPMGPPNSEQDLVLLVKGSDGELKISYIDKVLYVPLRGPYGY; translated from the coding sequence ATACCTCCTCCTAGGAAGCCGGTAAAGTCTAAACAAGAATTAGAGGAGGAAAGGAAGGAGAAGGTCCACTGGTTAATCAGTCAAGGTATACTAAGGTCGAGGCTAATCGTGGAGGCCATGTTAAGGGTTCCTAGGGAAGATTTCATCCCGAGCCACTATAGGGACTACGCGTACATGGAGGTTCCGCTACCAATTCCAGGCCGTAACGCTACCATCTCATGCCCTCATAGCTACCCCCTATTCTACGAGGCCTTAAACCTCGATAGAGGCGATAAGTTCTTAGAGGTTGGCGCCGGATCAGGCTATGGAGCGGCCTTGGCGCGTGAAATCGTTGGAAGCGAAGGATATGTAGTAACCGTGGAGATAGACCCTGAAACCTACCGTTTCGCTAAGGAGAACCTATATAAGCTAGGCTATACGGACATAGAGATAGTATTAGGCGATGGCTCCTACGGCTACCCTGCTAAAGCCCCCTACGATAAAATCTGTATAACGGCTTCCTGTAGAAGGATCCCCGAACCCTTAATTAGGCAGTTAAAGCCTAATGGTAGGCTTATCACTCCGATGGGTCCTCCGAATAGCGAACAGGACCTAGTCCTCCTCGTTAAAGGATCTGATGGAGAATTGAAGATAAGCTACATAGATAAGGTACTCTACGTGCCTCTACGCGGACCCTACGGCTATTAG
- the hisA gene encoding 1-(5-phosphoribosyl)-5-[(5-phosphoribosylamino)methylideneamino]imidazole-4-carboxamide isomerase: MLIIPAVDIVKGRCVRLTRGDINSLKVYFDDAVEAAKRWEIEGAKALHVVDIEAALGIGDNSATIKRILSEVSMKVQVAGGIRSLDKALKLKDWGAAKIVIGTIFIENQASLKSFVEALGSESVIVALDHRSGLASINGWRKTTTLSVYELARKAQRLGAGSILFSSVERDGTMSGPDVESIARMVSTVTIPIIASGGASSVNDVVKVALTGASALIIGKALYEGQITLKKALEAARGNKNA, translated from the coding sequence TTGTTAATTATACCGGCCGTGGATATTGTTAAGGGTAGATGCGTAAGGTTAACACGGGGAGACATTAACTCTTTAAAGGTCTACTTTGACGATGCGGTTGAAGCAGCTAAACGCTGGGAGATAGAGGGCGCTAAGGCTCTACACGTAGTCGATATTGAAGCTGCTTTAGGCATAGGTGATAATAGCGCCACCATAAAACGTATACTAAGCGAGGTATCCATGAAAGTTCAAGTAGCTGGAGGTATAAGGTCGCTGGATAAGGCTTTAAAGCTTAAGGATTGGGGAGCTGCGAAGATTGTTATAGGCACCATTTTCATAGAGAATCAGGCTTCACTTAAGAGCTTCGTTGAAGCTTTAGGATCCGAAAGCGTTATCGTAGCCTTAGACCACCGTTCAGGGCTAGCGTCTATTAACGGGTGGCGTAAAACCACGACTTTAAGCGTCTACGAATTAGCGCGTAAAGCCCAAAGACTAGGGGCAGGCTCAATACTCTTCTCCTCGGTGGAGCGTGATGGAACTATGAGCGGGCCCGACGTCGAAAGTATAGCTAGAATGGTTTCAACGGTTACAATCCCGATCATAGCTTCGGGCGGTGCTTCAAGCGTTAACGACGTAGTTAAGGTCGCTTTAACCGGGGCTAGCGCGTTAATAATCGGCAAGGCGCTTTACGAGGGTCAAATCACCCTTAAAAAAGCCCTAGAGGCAGCTAGGGGAAACAAGAACGCTTAG